The Desmonostoc muscorum LEGE 12446 genome includes a region encoding these proteins:
- the ilvA gene encoding threonine ammonia-lyase, biosynthetic, giving the protein MYCDYLIQILTARVYDVAQETPLEYAPNLSARLNNQLLLKREDMQSVFSFKLRGAYNKMVQLPPDILAQGVIAASAGNHAQGVALAAQRLETRAIIVMPITTPQVKVDAVKSRGGVVVLHGNTYDDAYTYARQLEAEKGLTFIHPFDDPHVIAGQGTIGMEILRQYQQPIHAIFVAIGGGGLISGIGAYVKRLRPEIKVIGVEPVDADAMSQSLKAGHRVRLSQVGLFADGVAVREVGEETFRLCQQYVDEIILVDTDDTCAAIKDVFEDTRSILEPAGALAIAAAKAYAEREQITGQTLIAVACGANMNFDRLRFVAERAEFGERREAIFAVTIPEERGSIRQFCECIGKRNLTEFNYRIADAKTAHIFVGVQIQNRADASKMVETFEAQGFETLDLTDDELTKLHLRHMVGGHSPLAHNELLYRFEFPERPGALMKFVGSMSPNWNISLFHYRNNGADYGRIVVGIQVPPHEMEEWQAFLDTLGYRYWDENKNPAYKLFLA; this is encoded by the coding sequence ATGTATTGTGACTACCTCATTCAAATCCTGACAGCCCGTGTGTATGATGTTGCTCAGGAAACACCACTAGAGTATGCCCCAAATCTGTCTGCACGGCTGAATAATCAACTCCTGCTAAAACGTGAGGATATGCAGTCAGTATTTTCCTTTAAATTGCGGGGTGCCTATAACAAAATGGTACAACTGCCGCCAGATATATTGGCACAGGGTGTAATCGCAGCATCGGCGGGTAACCATGCTCAGGGAGTTGCTCTGGCAGCCCAGCGCTTGGAAACCAGAGCGATTATCGTCATGCCGATAACCACACCCCAAGTGAAGGTAGATGCAGTTAAAAGTAGGGGCGGAGTAGTTGTATTACATGGAAATACCTACGATGATGCTTATACTTATGCCCGTCAATTAGAAGCCGAAAAAGGGTTAACTTTTATTCATCCCTTTGACGATCCCCATGTCATTGCTGGACAGGGAACAATCGGTATGGAAATTTTACGGCAATATCAGCAACCGATCCATGCGATTTTTGTAGCCATTGGCGGGGGCGGATTAATTTCTGGGATTGGAGCTTATGTGAAACGGTTGCGTCCCGAAATTAAAGTGATTGGTGTTGAGCCAGTAGATGCCGATGCCATGTCTCAGTCCTTGAAAGCCGGACATCGGGTGCGTTTATCCCAAGTGGGGTTATTTGCTGATGGGGTAGCGGTGCGGGAAGTAGGTGAAGAAACCTTCCGTTTGTGTCAGCAGTATGTAGATGAGATTATTTTAGTGGATACGGATGATACTTGTGCGGCGATTAAAGACGTGTTTGAGGATACACGATCGATTTTAGAACCAGCAGGTGCATTGGCGATCGCAGCTGCCAAAGCCTACGCAGAACGAGAACAAATCACAGGACAAACTTTAATTGCTGTAGCTTGCGGTGCAAACATGAACTTCGATCGCCTCCGTTTCGTCGCAGAACGGGCAGAGTTTGGCGAACGCCGCGAAGCTATCTTTGCAGTCACAATTCCTGAAGAACGAGGAAGTATTCGCCAGTTTTGTGAATGTATTGGCAAACGCAATCTCACCGAGTTTAATTATCGCATTGCCGATGCCAAAACAGCCCATATTTTTGTCGGTGTGCAAATTCAAAACCGTGCTGATGCTTCAAAGATGGTAGAAACCTTTGAAGCTCAAGGATTTGAAACCCTGGATTTAACAGACGACGAACTTACTAAACTACATCTACGGCACATGGTGGGTGGGCACTCTCCCCTTGCTCACAATGAATTGCTCTACCGTTTTGAGTTTCCAGAACGTCCCGGTGCATTGATGAAGTTTGTTGGTTCCATGAGTCCGAATTGGAATATCAGTCTTTTTCACTACCGCAACAATGGAGCAGACTACGGACGAATTGTCGTTGGTATCCAGGTTCCTCCCCACGAGATGGAAGAGTGGCAAGCATTTCTGGATACCCTTGGTTATCGGTATTGGGATGAAAACAAGAATCCAGCATACAAGCTGTTTTTGGCATAA
- a CDS encoding Hsp20/alpha crystallin family protein has protein sequence MALIRWDPFRDIERLEPFRDSERWEPFREIDTLQRQMNRLFDRLIPTDGGERTGFTFIPAVEIEETDDAINLRLEVPGLEPKDINVEATPESISISGERKTETRTEENGVTRSEFRYGKFHRVIPLPSQVQNDKVRAEYKNGLLHLTLPKAESEKRKAVKVNIG, from the coding sequence ATGGCACTCATTCGTTGGGACCCATTCCGGGATATTGAACGCTTAGAACCATTCCGGGACAGTGAACGCTGGGAACCATTCCGAGAAATTGACACCTTACAGCGGCAAATGAATCGCTTGTTTGACAGATTAATACCAACCGACGGTGGTGAAAGGACTGGATTCACCTTCATTCCTGCCGTAGAAATAGAAGAAACTGATGATGCAATCAACTTGAGACTAGAAGTACCTGGTTTGGAACCAAAAGATATAAACGTAGAAGCGACTCCCGAATCAATTTCCATTAGCGGTGAGCGCAAGACTGAAACCAGGACTGAAGAAAACGGCGTCACTCGCTCTGAATTTCGTTATGGCAAATTCCATCGCGTAATTCCGTTACCTTCCCAAGTTCAAAACGACAAAGTACGAGCTGAATACAAAAATGGTCTTCTCCACTTAACTTTGCCGAAAGCTGAGTCAGAAAAACGCAAAGCTGTCAAAGTTAACATCGGTTGA
- a CDS encoding chromophore lyase CpcT/CpeT has protein sequence MTNSTDIATLARWMAADFSNQEQAFENPPFYAHIRVCIRPLPWELFSGVSLFLEQAYDFMLNQPYRMRIMNLIEAENHIVIEHYTVKEEQKFYGASRDPERLKVLSLDQLQKMSGCNMVVEWTGHSFKGRVEPGKGCIVVRDGKNTYLDNEFEIDAKEFFSLDRGRDFDTDERLWGSIAGPFHFLRWNSFADEVKV, from the coding sequence ATGACTAATTCTACTGATATCGCCACCTTAGCCCGCTGGATGGCAGCTGACTTTAGCAATCAAGAACAAGCTTTTGAAAATCCGCCTTTTTATGCACACATTCGTGTTTGTATCCGTCCTTTACCCTGGGAATTGTTCTCAGGAGTAAGTTTATTTCTCGAACAAGCTTATGATTTTATGCTCAATCAACCCTACCGAATGCGGATCATGAACTTGATTGAAGCAGAAAACCACATTGTCATCGAACACTACACAGTTAAGGAAGAACAAAAATTTTACGGCGCATCCCGTGACCCCGAACGCCTAAAAGTTTTATCTTTAGACCAACTACAAAAAATGTCAGGTTGCAACATGGTTGTAGAGTGGACAGGCCACAGTTTCAAAGGTAGGGTTGAACCCGGTAAAGGCTGTATTGTGGTTCGTGATGGTAAAAATACTTATCTTGACAACGAATTTGAGATTGACGCTAAAGAATTTTTCAGTCTCGACCGGGGAAGGGACTTTGATACCGATGAACGTCTCTGGGGTTCTATAGCTGGGCCATTTCACTTTCTGCGTTGGAATAGTTTTGCTGATGAAGTGAAGGTATGA
- a CDS encoding aldo/keto reductase, producing the protein MQTLQKLSLPNMGCGTWAWGNQLLWGYDESMDDQLKAVFNLCVSNGVTLFDTGDSYGTGRLNGRSELLLGQFNREYVGSNQENICIATKLAAYPWRWTRQSMVRACQSSAQRLGKNVDLVQMHWSTANYAPWQEGGLLDGLADVYEQGLVKGVGLSNYGPKRLKQVQKKFAQRGVPITTLQVQYSLLSTYPVTQLELKDVCDELGIKLIAYSPLALGLLTGKYSVGGYFPKGIRGLLFRQILPGVRSLLACLQEVALSRNKTMSQVAINWCICKGTIPIPGAKTLEQARENIGALGWQLDAGEIAELDKAAASTDKKMVQNIFQTK; encoded by the coding sequence ATGCAGACTCTGCAAAAACTCTCCCTGCCAAATATGGGCTGTGGAACCTGGGCTTGGGGCAACCAATTGCTTTGGGGATATGACGAAAGCATGGATGACCAGTTGAAAGCCGTCTTCAACCTTTGTGTAAGTAACGGTGTGACTTTATTTGATACAGGTGATTCTTACGGAACTGGGAGATTGAATGGTCGAAGTGAGCTACTTTTAGGACAATTCAACCGAGAATATGTAGGTTCCAATCAAGAAAATATTTGTATTGCTACTAAGCTTGCTGCTTACCCCTGGAGATGGACACGCCAATCAATGGTAAGGGCTTGCCAATCATCTGCTCAACGTCTGGGAAAAAATGTTGATTTAGTACAAATGCATTGGTCTACAGCCAACTATGCTCCCTGGCAAGAAGGGGGGTTGTTGGATGGTTTGGCTGATGTCTATGAGCAAGGGTTGGTTAAGGGAGTAGGACTATCCAATTACGGTCCGAAACGGCTCAAACAAGTGCAGAAAAAGTTTGCCCAGCGAGGCGTTCCCATCACTACTCTGCAAGTTCAATATTCTTTGCTGTCTACATATCCTGTTACCCAACTCGAACTTAAAGATGTTTGTGATGAGTTGGGAATCAAATTGATTGCTTACAGTCCTTTGGCTTTGGGGCTACTGACTGGAAAATACTCTGTTGGAGGTTATTTTCCCAAAGGTATACGAGGTCTGCTGTTTAGACAGATTTTACCAGGAGTGCGATCGCTTTTAGCATGTTTGCAAGAAGTGGCACTGTCCAGAAACAAAACTATGTCACAGGTAGCAATTAACTGGTGCATCTGTAAAGGAACCATTCCCATCCCTGGAGCAAAGACTCTGGAACAAGCCAGGGAAAATATTGGTGCGTTGGGTTGGCAATTAGACGCTGGTGAAATTGCAGAGTTAGATAAAGCAGCGGCGAGTACAGACAAAAAAATGGTGCAAAATATTTTTCAGACTAAGTGA
- a CDS encoding MotA/TolQ/ExbB proton channel family protein, with amino-acid sequence MGIQNLFVAGGVVMWPLLGFSVLGVALIIERIRFWVRINQRQSRVVRDVLNLYRLDNVVGAMDKLQKNADLPLARIFLAALELEEPNPEEFRLALESEAQAEIPVLKRFQNMFETIISLAPLLGLLGTVLGLITSFASLNLGDVGGSKTASVTAGISEALVSTASGLIVAIFILMFANTFRGLYQRQIALIQEYGGQLELLYRRRYERGEKAYASTR; translated from the coding sequence ATGGGTATTCAGAATTTGTTTGTAGCAGGCGGTGTGGTCATGTGGCCGCTGCTGGGATTTTCAGTATTGGGTGTGGCACTGATCATCGAGCGTATCAGGTTTTGGGTAAGGATCAATCAGCGTCAAAGCCGTGTGGTACGGGATGTGTTGAATCTTTATCGCCTCGATAATGTTGTCGGTGCAATGGATAAACTTCAGAAAAACGCAGATTTGCCACTCGCCCGGATTTTTCTTGCAGCTTTAGAATTAGAGGAGCCAAATCCAGAGGAATTTCGTTTGGCATTGGAAAGTGAAGCGCAAGCTGAGATACCTGTGTTAAAACGTTTCCAAAACATGTTCGAGACAATCATTAGTCTGGCACCACTTTTGGGTCTTCTGGGCACAGTATTAGGATTGATAACTTCCTTTGCCTCCCTAAATCTTGGTGACGTGGGAGGTAGCAAAACCGCAAGTGTTACCGCCGGGATTAGTGAGGCTCTTGTATCTACAGCATCAGGATTGATTGTTGCCATATTCATACTCATGTTTGCCAATACCTTCCGGGGATTGTACCAGCGGCAAATCGCGCTAATTCAGGAGTATGGGGGACAACTAGAATTACTCTACCGCCGTCGCTATGAACGAGGAGAAAAAGCTTATGCGTCTACAAGATGA
- the dnaK gene encoding molecular chaperone DnaK, translating into MAKVVGIDLGTTNSCVAVIEGGQPMVIANAEGQRITPSVVAYTKTGERLVGQIARRQAVMNPENTFYSVKRFIGRKFDEVTHEATEVSYKILRDSNGNVKLDCPAAKKQFAPEEISAQVLRKLVDDASKYLGEKVTQAVITVPAYFNDSQRQATKDAGKIAGVEVLRIINEPTAAALAYGLDKKQNETILVFDLGGGTFDVSILEVGEGVFEVKSTSGDTHLGGDDFDKKIVDWLAFEFQRNEGIDLRKDKQALQRLTEAAEKAKIELSSATQTNINLPFITATQEGPKHLDMTLTRAKFEEMTSDLLDRCRKPVKQALEDAKFTNAEIDEVVLVGGSTRIPAVQDLVQRMTGKEPNQGVNPDEVVAVGAAIQAGVLAGEVKDILLLDVTPLSLGVETLGGVMTKIITRNTTIPVKKSEIFSTAADGQTNVEIHVLQGERELATHNKSLGTFRLDGIPPAPRGVPQIEVTFDIDANGILSVTAQDRATGKQQSISITGASTLDKRDVERMVSDADAHAEEDRKRREQIDTKNLADSLIYQTQKQLQDLGDKVSVSDRSRIEALVNDLQRAIDQDDSDRIKSLSSELQQALMQMGSAVYAQAARNTSGEQQGQGTEDVIDADFVDNK; encoded by the coding sequence ATGGCTAAAGTAGTTGGAATTGATTTAGGAACTACGAACTCTTGTGTTGCCGTGATAGAAGGTGGGCAGCCGATGGTAATTGCTAACGCTGAAGGACAACGCATCACTCCTTCAGTTGTGGCTTATACCAAAACGGGCGAACGCTTGGTGGGTCAAATTGCTAGACGCCAAGCAGTGATGAACCCAGAAAATACCTTTTATTCTGTTAAACGCTTTATTGGGCGCAAATTCGATGAAGTTACCCATGAAGCTACAGAAGTTTCTTACAAAATTTTGCGCGACAGCAACGGTAATGTCAAACTTGACTGTCCCGCAGCCAAAAAACAATTTGCTCCCGAAGAAATTTCTGCCCAAGTCCTGCGGAAGTTAGTTGATGATGCAAGCAAATATTTGGGAGAAAAAGTTACTCAAGCAGTAATTACGGTTCCTGCTTATTTCAATGACTCCCAACGGCAAGCCACCAAAGATGCTGGAAAAATTGCAGGTGTAGAAGTTCTCCGGATTATTAACGAACCTACGGCAGCAGCCTTGGCCTACGGTTTAGATAAAAAGCAGAATGAGACCATTTTGGTCTTTGACCTTGGTGGTGGAACATTTGACGTTTCTATCTTGGAAGTGGGTGAGGGAGTATTTGAAGTCAAATCTACCAGCGGTGATACCCACTTGGGTGGTGATGATTTTGATAAAAAGATTGTGGATTGGTTGGCTTTTGAATTTCAACGCAATGAAGGTATTGACTTACGTAAAGATAAGCAAGCCTTACAAAGATTGACAGAAGCAGCCGAAAAAGCCAAAATTGAACTTTCAAGTGCGACTCAAACCAATATCAATCTCCCCTTCATCACTGCCACTCAAGAAGGACCAAAACACCTGGATATGACCCTGACGCGGGCTAAATTTGAAGAGATGACTTCGGATCTCCTAGACCGCTGTCGCAAGCCAGTAAAACAAGCACTGGAAGACGCCAAATTTACCAACGCCGAAATTGATGAAGTTGTATTAGTCGGTGGTTCCACTCGTATTCCCGCTGTTCAAGACTTGGTGCAGCGGATGACGGGGAAAGAACCTAATCAAGGCGTCAACCCTGATGAAGTTGTAGCCGTTGGTGCAGCTATTCAAGCAGGTGTCTTAGCAGGTGAAGTTAAAGATATTCTCTTGCTGGATGTTACGCCTTTGTCTTTGGGTGTGGAAACCCTTGGCGGCGTAATGACTAAGATTATTACCCGCAACACTACTATCCCTGTGAAAAAATCGGAAATTTTCTCGACGGCAGCAGATGGTCAAACAAATGTAGAAATTCACGTTCTCCAAGGTGAGCGGGAATTAGCCACACATAACAAGAGTTTGGGTACATTCCGCCTTGATGGCATTCCACCAGCACCTAGAGGTGTACCGCAAATCGAAGTTACCTTCGATATTGATGCCAATGGTATTCTTTCAGTCACAGCCCAAGACCGAGCTACGGGTAAACAGCAGTCGATTTCTATTACAGGTGCTTCTACCCTTGATAAGCGGGATGTGGAGCGTATGGTAAGCGATGCAGATGCTCACGCTGAAGAAGACCGGAAACGCCGCGAACAAATTGATACCAAGAATCTAGCAGATTCACTAATCTATCAAACCCAGAAACAGCTGCAAGACTTGGGTGACAAGGTGAGTGTAAGCGATCGCTCTCGCATTGAAGCACTAGTAAATGATTTACAACGGGCTATTGACCAAGATGATAGCGATCGCATTAAATCTCTATCTAGCGAGTTACAACAAGCCTTAATGCAAATGGGTAGCGCTGTCTACGCCCAAGCTGCCAGGAACACGAGTGGTGAACAACAAGGCCAGGGCACTGAAGATGTGATTGATGCCGATTTTGTTGATAACAAATAA
- a CDS encoding tetratricopeptide repeat protein translates to MLQRLIVIVIASIFFSSSLTLAQSQKPKPPDKFPPNPLEFTTPDPLLPRSPKDKKPLSPEEQQNLEPALDELNQEAAAKLQAGDQVGAFEIWNRELRLRRFLGSLAEVQALSRVGAIAWNRNERQEVIYISQRLQAIQKQTQQQKKSSEIDLELWRSLGQAYQNLRSPKPAVEAYNQVLLAVRQQKDTAALVETLKTIGELHLSWFDYRQAAPIYEELLSLDTSQGESANEVTYLQKLAEIYEQTEQHQQSLNVLNKLAEIYTNENNLIKIPELKLAIASDYESLGKTDPNLLLEAFKNYQEAYTTAWQLQEYVRAGEALQKLIALYRSQGQIDEALEASQILIDTQTQAANFYTVMQAYDQIGQLYLERKEYPQALTAFQKGLELAQQLKHQEAYFTEQIKKLPKANL, encoded by the coding sequence ATGCTACAGCGATTAATTGTTATCGTTATTGCCAGTATATTTTTTAGTAGTTCTTTGACGCTAGCACAGAGTCAAAAGCCCAAACCACCAGATAAATTTCCTCCTAATCCGCTAGAATTTACTACACCCGATCCACTTTTACCACGATCGCCCAAGGATAAAAAGCCGTTAAGTCCCGAAGAACAGCAAAATTTAGAACCAGCATTAGATGAGTTAAACCAAGAAGCTGCGGCGAAACTCCAAGCAGGGGATCAGGTGGGGGCGTTTGAAATTTGGAACCGAGAACTCCGCTTGCGGCGCTTTTTGGGTTCATTAGCAGAGGTGCAAGCATTATCACGAGTCGGTGCGATCGCTTGGAATCGAAATGAACGCCAAGAAGTAATATATATTAGTCAACGATTGCAAGCAATCCAAAAACAAACCCAACAACAGAAAAAATCTAGCGAAATTGATTTAGAACTATGGCGATCGCTAGGTCAAGCTTACCAAAATCTGCGATCGCCTAAACCAGCTGTAGAAGCTTATAACCAAGTTTTGCTAGCAGTCCGACAACAAAAAGATACCGCAGCATTAGTAGAAACTCTCAAGACAATTGGAGAACTGCATCTAAGTTGGTTTGATTATCGCCAAGCTGCGCCAATCTACGAGGAATTGTTGAGTTTAGATACTTCCCAAGGGGAATCTGCAAACGAGGTAACATATCTGCAAAAATTAGCTGAGATTTACGAACAGACAGAACAACACCAGCAGTCATTAAATGTACTTAACAAACTTGCAGAAATTTACACTAATGAAAATAATCTGATTAAAATACCAGAATTAAAGCTGGCCATCGCCTCAGATTACGAATCTCTGGGTAAGACAGATCCTAATTTACTGCTAGAGGCTTTTAAAAATTATCAAGAAGCTTATACAACTGCTTGGCAATTACAGGAATATGTTCGTGCTGGTGAAGCTTTGCAGAAGTTAATTGCGCTGTATCGTTCTCAAGGACAAATAGATGAGGCTTTAGAGGCTAGCCAAATTCTCATAGATACACAAACGCAGGCCGCCAACTTTTACACCGTGATGCAAGCTTACGATCAAATTGGACAATTGTATTTAGAACGCAAAGAATATCCTCAAGCACTAACAGCTTTTCAAAAAGGGTTAGAACTGGCCCAACAACTCAAACATCAAGAAGCATACTTTACTGAGCAAATTAAAAAACTACCGAAAGCAAATTTGTAA
- a CDS encoding TonB family protein — protein MSFSGITVKQRSKEVEALKSFLAYSLIGSLALHLGVLSSGVSNYLTRMPEENDRPIEVAIVDAPTAEPEKPLEEIPEEIKKEPEIVQKQSIETPPAEKVEQEFEQITAVAQKPQPTNTPPKAIPTKPEAPVKSAPIPASPLSGGGGGGGGGGGGSGVGLGSGSGIAVGTSSGTGTGGGTGTGTGGGVGSGTGTGTGSGIGSGTGSGTGSGIGSGTGSGIGSGTGSGTGSGTGSGIGNQTGNRPVAVAPTVPTPPKINTSGNGNGRAACRECNAKYPEAARRRGVEGRVEVAVDTDAQGNVTNVRIARSSGNRDLDQETLRQARDWKLKPAEGGRQGVSIATEFAIKGSQRHRQVQERNRQRQAEQRTQQAASNSNTTEGTSRRRRREFTPSNEATATRPTESGFSRRLRRQRVENTATSSSSQTRTSSSQGSARESLRRIRSQRAGSNSSQKPQASTNRRRRRESTSQNKLRESLRRLRQPQSQPAAPSQQ, from the coding sequence ATGAGCTTTTCCGGTATTACTGTCAAGCAACGTTCCAAAGAAGTTGAGGCTCTCAAGTCTTTTCTGGCTTACAGTCTGATAGGCTCACTGGCGCTGCATTTGGGCGTATTGTCTTCAGGCGTAAGTAATTATTTGACAAGAATGCCTGAAGAGAACGATCGACCAATAGAGGTGGCGATCGTTGATGCTCCGACTGCCGAACCAGAAAAACCACTTGAAGAAATTCCAGAAGAAATCAAAAAAGAACCAGAAATTGTACAAAAACAGTCTATAGAAACTCCGCCAGCAGAAAAAGTTGAGCAGGAATTTGAACAGATTACGGCAGTTGCCCAGAAGCCACAGCCGACAAATACGCCGCCAAAAGCAATCCCTACCAAGCCAGAAGCTCCTGTGAAATCTGCACCCATTCCAGCTTCGCCTCTATCCGGAGGCGGTGGTGGCGGTGGTGGTGGTGGTGGCGGCTCAGGTGTTGGTTTAGGCTCAGGTAGTGGTATTGCTGTAGGTACAAGCAGCGGTACTGGCACTGGCGGAGGAACTGGCACTGGCACTGGCGGTGGTGTTGGCAGTGGAACTGGCACTGGCACTGGTAGCGGCATTGGTAGTGGCACTGGCAGTGGCACTGGCAGTGGAATTGGTAGTGGCACTGGCAGTGGAATTGGTAGCGGCACTGGTAGCGGCACTGGTAGCGGCACTGGCAGTGGAATTGGCAATCAAACAGGAAACCGTCCGGTAGCAGTAGCGCCAACAGTCCCAACACCTCCAAAAATTAACACTTCAGGTAATGGTAATGGTCGTGCAGCCTGCCGCGAATGCAATGCCAAGTATCCTGAGGCAGCAAGACGGCGAGGGGTAGAAGGGAGAGTAGAAGTAGCTGTTGATACTGATGCACAAGGTAATGTTACTAACGTGCGGATTGCTCGCTCCAGTGGAAACCGCGATTTGGATCAAGAAACCTTGAGACAAGCGCGTGACTGGAAATTAAAACCCGCAGAAGGAGGCAGACAAGGAGTATCCATCGCCACTGAATTTGCCATAAAAGGTTCACAGCGACACCGCCAAGTTCAAGAACGGAATAGACAAAGACAAGCAGAACAAAGAACCCAACAGGCAGCATCCAACTCCAATACCACAGAAGGAACTTCAAGACGCAGGCGGCGAGAGTTTACACCATCTAATGAAGCTACAGCCACAAGACCGACAGAATCGGGATTTAGTCGCCGCCTACGTCGTCAGAGAGTCGAAAATACTGCCACAAGTTCATCATCCCAAACAAGGACAAGTAGCTCTCAAGGAAGTGCAAGAGAGTCTCTACGCCGCATTCGTAGTCAACGAGCGGGTAGTAATTCATCACAAAAACCACAAGCAAGCACAAATCGACGGAGGCGAAGAGAAAGCACAAGCCAAAACAAATTGCGGGAATCTTTGCGCCGTTTACGCCAACCTCAATCGCAACCCGCTGCACCAAGTCAGCAGTAG
- a CDS encoding RNA recognition motif domain-containing protein — MSIYVGNLSYEVREEDLRQVFSEYGTVKEVQLPIDRETGRVRGFGFVQMESDAQEAAAIEALDSAEWMGRSLKVNKAKPKTDGGSSGGRRGSGGGGGYSRRY; from the coding sequence ATGTCAATTTATGTCGGTAATCTATCCTATGAGGTTAGAGAAGAAGACCTCAGGCAAGTCTTTTCAGAATACGGAACTGTAAAAGAAGTTCAATTGCCTATTGATCGAGAAACAGGCCGGGTAAGAGGTTTTGGCTTTGTACAAATGGAATCAGACGCCCAAGAAGCAGCAGCAATCGAAGCCCTTGATAGCGCTGAGTGGATGGGTCGGAGTTTAAAAGTTAATAAAGCTAAACCTAAGACAGATGGCGGTTCCTCTGGTGGTAGACGAGGAAGTGGCGGTGGTGGTGGATACTCCCGACGCTATTAA
- a CDS encoding ExbD/TolR family protein, translated as MRLQDEPDIPAQINIVPMIDVIFAILTFFIMSTLFLTRSEGLPVNLPKAATAKQQQVPSKITITVDEQGVVSLNRKPVAVDDLTQQVRTLIGSNSEMLVIINADEKVGHGKVVAVMDRVREVPGAKLAIATQRQ; from the coding sequence ATGCGTCTACAAGATGAACCAGACATCCCAGCACAGATTAATATTGTCCCGATGATTGACGTGATTTTTGCAATTTTGACATTTTTTATCATGTCAACTTTGTTTTTAACACGTTCAGAAGGTTTGCCTGTAAATTTACCGAAGGCAGCCACAGCAAAACAACAACAAGTCCCCTCCAAAATTACCATCACAGTAGATGAACAAGGAGTAGTAAGCCTGAACCGCAAACCAGTTGCAGTTGATGATTTGACACAGCAAGTACGGACTTTAATTGGTTCTAACTCAGAAATGTTAGTGATTATTAATGCTGATGAAAAAGTTGGTCACGGTAAAGTAGTGGCTGTGATGGATCGGGTACGTGAGGTTCCGGGGGCAAAATTAGCGATCGCCACTCAAAGACAATAG
- the rpsU gene encoding 30S ribosomal protein S21 produces the protein MTQIIVGENEGIESALRRFKREVSKAGIFPDIRKHRHFETPLQKRKRKAIAKHKQRKRSFHN, from the coding sequence ATGACGCAAATAATCGTAGGCGAAAATGAAGGTATCGAATCAGCCTTACGTAGATTTAAGCGAGAAGTGTCTAAGGCAGGAATTTTTCCAGATATCAGAAAGCACCGCCACTTTGAAACACCCCTACAAAAACGCAAACGCAAAGCGATCGCTAAGCATAAACAGCGTAAGAGAAGTTTTCACAATTAA